The following are from one region of the Terriglobales bacterium genome:
- a CDS encoding BON domain-containing protein — protein sequence MNASSDVQSKIQTALQANPSLSGISVSSSAKGIELTGTANSAKDRKEALRIAKENANGMKVKDSIKVGASAKSDAKN from the coding sequence ATGAACGCGAGCTCCGATGTTCAGAGCAAGATTCAAACCGCTCTGCAGGCGAATCCGAGTCTCTCGGGCATCAGCGTCAGCTCAAGCGCCAAGGGTATCGAACTGACCGGCACTGCCAACTCCGCGAAGGACCGCAAAGAAGCGCTGCGTATCGCGAAGGAAAATGCTAATGGCATGAAGGTGAAGGACAGCATTAAGGTCGGCGCCTCTGCCAAGAGCGACGCGAAGAATTGA
- a CDS encoding efflux RND transporter periplasmic adaptor subunit, with amino-acid sequence MANGNSNHKKRKRRIWWIGSAVFVLLLIGGVVTKATSGSTKIDPTKIATVEQGDLAKSVVATGKVQPITKVEVKSKASGIVKKLLVDAGDRVKQGQILAELDKEELQAQVRGDEAQLSAAEANFRAAEADVERGKVDAAGVDVPTLQRAYERAKSMASEGVVSTSALDDAQRNYEMAVNKRDIARAQLIVSQAKVKQAQAQVTQYKATLSRTSEQLNYATIVAPIDGVILSRDVEVGDAISSILVLGSSATLVMTLGDMKQVYVDGKVDESDIGKVYLGQPARIKVESFKDKSFTGKVTKIAPMGVEKDNVTTFQVRVSIDNSGGELKALMTANAEVILEEHKGVLIIPENSIIYDKDKKAQVEVPDPKGKDGKRKVPVTVGISNGAKTELLAGLKKEDKVILQ; translated from the coding sequence GTGGCGAACGGCAATTCTAATCATAAGAAGAGGAAACGGCGCATTTGGTGGATCGGAAGCGCAGTATTTGTTCTGCTGCTGATCGGGGGGGTGGTCACCAAGGCGACCAGCGGCAGTACCAAAATTGACCCCACAAAGATCGCGACCGTCGAGCAAGGAGACCTCGCCAAGAGTGTAGTTGCGACTGGCAAAGTGCAGCCGATTACCAAGGTCGAGGTGAAGTCCAAAGCCAGTGGCATTGTGAAGAAATTGCTGGTTGATGCTGGGGACCGAGTGAAGCAGGGCCAGATCCTTGCTGAGCTCGACAAAGAGGAGCTGCAGGCTCAGGTCCGGGGCGACGAAGCCCAGCTCAGCGCGGCTGAAGCCAATTTTCGCGCTGCTGAAGCTGATGTGGAGCGCGGCAAGGTCGACGCCGCCGGCGTGGATGTTCCCACTTTGCAACGGGCGTATGAACGAGCCAAGAGCATGGCGTCCGAAGGAGTAGTCTCGACATCGGCGCTCGATGATGCCCAGCGCAACTATGAGATGGCAGTGAACAAGCGGGACATCGCGCGCGCGCAATTGATCGTGAGTCAGGCAAAGGTAAAGCAGGCGCAAGCTCAGGTGACGCAATACAAAGCAACTCTCTCGCGCACTTCCGAGCAGCTGAATTACGCGACCATTGTCGCGCCAATCGACGGCGTTATTCTTTCCCGTGATGTAGAGGTTGGCGATGCTATCAGTTCCATTCTGGTATTGGGCTCTTCGGCAACTCTGGTGATGACCCTTGGCGACATGAAGCAGGTTTACGTCGATGGCAAGGTAGACGAAAGCGATATCGGCAAAGTCTATCTCGGGCAGCCCGCGCGCATCAAAGTTGAGTCATTCAAGGACAAGAGCTTCACCGGCAAAGTCACGAAGATCGCTCCCATGGGCGTCGAAAAAGACAACGTAACTACGTTCCAGGTGCGAGTTTCGATCGACAACTCCGGTGGCGAGCTGAAAGCCCTCATGACCGCAAATGCTGAGGTCATTCTGGAAGAGCACAAAGGCGTGCTGATCATTCCCGAAAATTCGATCATCTACGACAAGGACAAGAAAGCGCAGGTCGAAGTCCCGGATCCGAAGGGCAAGGACGGCAAGCGAAAAGTTCCAGTTACAGTCGGCATCTCTAATGGCGCGAAAACCGAACTGCTGGCCGGCCTCAAAAAGGAAGACAAGGTCATATTGCAGTAG
- a CDS encoding polysaccharide biosynthesis tyrosine autokinase produces MDSRGLIKWTSTEVSTQDSPLRERSYRASARLTPSNPVQRIVRLLHKHVWIITACLALTLSVSFLYALRQPRLYRATANIAIDRDSNTSIPLNKSFASALGDTDDYSVSLETQIRILESRSLALGVVRKLGLDHNAEFMRDANREFPSLRDASDSETTAVEALRFGLSVKPIKNTRVVELSFTGRDRTLNAMIVNTLVDAFIDDNIRSRYESANRAAKFLSAQLSELRTKVEESQQKLVAYEREHNIVMVDETQNVVTAKLDDLNKQVTAAEEDRMEKEAAYQAIAAGSLDRLPAGKSGEALENLYVREADLKNEYAQATTTYGPNHPKVLELTNRIRAMDASIQTELKRLRDRADLEYQVSMRREQKLRSAFETQKAEANRLKESTIQYGLLKRESDANRQLYDNLEERMKEAGVAAGLRSSNIRLIDPAQPKGLPVSPNLARAGYVGLFIAFLLSAAAIGLREGMNRALRDPAEVESFTAMPSLAIIPQHHPTARLLSSHVDNATQVVCLTEPRSATAEAYRALGTSILLASPELKTLLVSSPLPGEGKTMTAANAAVVIAQQGKRVLLVDADLRKPGLHREFGIANTSGLAEVLSDAVDEEGAIQQLERIANLSIIPAGSSQSMTAEMLGSAKMRELMQSWRAGYDYVILDTPPMLAVTDAVRLSSQADSVLVVIRSGQTSHDALARSCDLLNQASTPVLGIVVNGVSSRSAGSYYYGYYPQLAKGYYDDSKQA; encoded by the coding sequence ATGGACTCGCGCGGGCTAATAAAGTGGACTTCGACTGAGGTTTCCACTCAAGACTCGCCTCTCCGCGAACGCAGCTATCGGGCTTCTGCTCGTCTTACTCCATCGAATCCAGTACAGCGCATTGTTCGCTTGCTGCACAAACATGTCTGGATCATAACAGCGTGCCTTGCGCTAACGTTATCCGTAAGTTTTCTGTATGCGCTGCGGCAGCCACGCCTCTATCGCGCCACTGCAAATATCGCTATCGACCGCGACAGCAATACGAGTATCCCACTCAACAAGAGCTTTGCCTCTGCTCTTGGCGATACGGACGATTACAGCGTGAGTCTGGAAACGCAGATCCGTATTCTTGAAAGCCGGAGCCTGGCTCTGGGTGTAGTTCGCAAGCTCGGCCTTGACCATAACGCTGAGTTCATGCGGGACGCCAATCGCGAGTTCCCTTCCCTTCGGGATGCATCAGATTCAGAGACTACCGCGGTGGAAGCTCTCCGGTTTGGACTCTCAGTAAAGCCGATCAAGAATACGCGAGTGGTCGAATTGAGCTTCACCGGGCGAGACCGCACGCTGAACGCAATGATCGTGAATACGCTCGTCGATGCTTTTATCGACGACAACATCCGTTCGCGCTATGAGTCCGCGAACCGCGCAGCTAAATTCCTCTCCGCACAACTCAGCGAACTCCGCACGAAAGTCGAGGAGTCGCAACAGAAGCTGGTCGCCTATGAGCGTGAACACAACATCGTAATGGTCGACGAGACGCAGAATGTAGTCACTGCCAAACTTGACGACCTGAACAAGCAAGTCACCGCTGCGGAAGAAGATCGCATGGAAAAAGAGGCTGCTTACCAGGCGATCGCAGCCGGCAGTCTCGATCGGCTTCCGGCAGGCAAGAGCGGAGAAGCGCTGGAAAATCTATACGTACGGGAAGCAGACCTCAAGAACGAATACGCACAGGCCACGACCACTTACGGACCAAACCATCCGAAAGTACTCGAATTGACTAATCGCATCCGGGCGATGGACGCAAGTATTCAAACTGAGCTTAAGAGATTGCGGGATCGAGCAGACCTCGAATATCAGGTTTCCATGCGGCGTGAGCAGAAGCTTCGTTCGGCATTCGAAACACAAAAGGCCGAGGCTAACCGGTTGAAGGAAAGCACGATTCAATACGGGTTACTCAAACGGGAATCCGATGCCAATCGTCAGCTGTACGACAATCTTGAAGAACGCATGAAGGAGGCAGGTGTCGCGGCGGGCCTGCGCTCGAGCAATATTCGCCTGATAGATCCTGCGCAGCCAAAGGGTCTTCCCGTGTCGCCCAATCTCGCGCGAGCTGGTTATGTTGGTCTCTTCATCGCATTCCTGCTGAGCGCTGCCGCAATTGGACTCCGGGAAGGCATGAATCGGGCCCTTCGCGACCCTGCGGAAGTCGAATCATTCACGGCCATGCCGTCATTGGCGATCATTCCGCAGCACCATCCAACAGCGAGACTGCTCAGTTCTCACGTGGATAACGCAACACAGGTCGTCTGTTTGACTGAACCTCGCTCCGCAACTGCGGAAGCTTATCGCGCGCTCGGAACCTCGATCTTGCTCGCCTCGCCCGAGTTGAAAACGCTGCTGGTCTCAAGTCCACTTCCCGGCGAGGGAAAGACTATGACAGCGGCCAATGCAGCCGTCGTCATTGCGCAGCAGGGGAAGCGTGTGCTGCTGGTGGATGCTGATCTTCGGAAGCCTGGCCTGCATCGGGAATTTGGAATCGCGAATACGTCAGGCCTCGCCGAAGTTCTATCAGATGCAGTTGACGAAGAGGGTGCAATCCAGCAACTAGAGCGGATCGCCAATTTGTCGATCATACCTGCCGGGTCGTCGCAATCGATGACTGCGGAGATGCTCGGTTCGGCGAAGATGCGGGAACTAATGCAGTCGTGGCGGGCAGGCTACGACTATGTGATCCTCGACACCCCTCCGATGCTGGCGGTCACAGATGCGGTGCGTCTTTCCAGTCAGGCTGATTCTGTACTCGTCGTGATCCGCTCAGGGCAAACATCACACGATGCTCTTGCTCGCAGTTGTGACTTGTTGAATCAGGCAAGCACGCCAGTGCTGGGGATTGTTGTAAATGGCGTCAGTTCACGCTCAGCTGGATCGTATTACTACGGTTATTATCCGCAGCTCGCGAAGGGCTACTACGACGATTCGAAGCAGGCCTGA
- a CDS encoding ABC transporter permease: MIRLIGSRLLYTLPVLWLVVSVVFLLIHLVPGDPILATLGEGAASADVQAAHHAYGLDQPIGKQYLQYWNGVLHGRLGQSIRLNQDVGRVIWERYPYTLRLTIAALVVALLLSIPAGVRSAQRRDLWDDRLLSAVSLFGLSFPNFALGPILILFFAIKLGLLPVSGAGTWEHLVLPAFTLGGALAAILTRMVRTAMLEELSQDYIRTARAKGLSEGKVVYKHALRNAMIPVLTVVGLQFGSLLAGAIVTETIFSWPGIGRLTISAISNRDYFLVQGCILAIGLTYIAVNLLTDVLYAVVNPRIRQ; the protein is encoded by the coding sequence GTGATTCGTCTGATTGGGTCGCGCCTCCTGTACACGTTGCCTGTGCTCTGGCTTGTTGTGTCGGTCGTCTTTTTGCTGATTCACCTGGTGCCGGGCGATCCTATTCTGGCCACGCTCGGCGAAGGAGCCGCGAGTGCCGACGTGCAAGCGGCGCACCACGCTTACGGGCTCGATCAGCCCATAGGCAAGCAATATCTGCAGTACTGGAACGGCGTGCTGCATGGCCGCCTGGGGCAGTCGATTCGCCTGAATCAGGATGTCGGACGAGTGATCTGGGAGCGTTACCCGTACACTCTCCGCCTCACGATTGCGGCTCTGGTTGTGGCTCTTCTTCTATCGATCCCCGCTGGAGTCCGGTCGGCGCAACGACGCGACCTCTGGGATGACCGCCTGCTCAGCGCTGTGAGCTTGTTCGGATTATCGTTTCCTAATTTCGCTCTCGGACCCATTTTGATCCTGTTCTTTGCCATAAAACTCGGACTGCTTCCCGTTTCTGGAGCAGGCACGTGGGAGCACTTGGTGCTGCCCGCGTTCACCCTGGGCGGAGCGTTAGCTGCGATCCTCACACGCATGGTGCGCACTGCCATGCTTGAAGAGCTGAGCCAGGACTACATCCGCACCGCGCGCGCAAAAGGCCTAAGCGAAGGCAAGGTGGTGTACAAGCACGCCTTGCGGAATGCCATGATTCCCGTACTCACCGTTGTGGGACTGCAATTCGGTTCGCTCCTCGCCGGCGCCATCGTAACTGAGACGATCTTCTCCTGGCCCGGAATCGGACGCCTGACCATTAGTGCAATCAGCAACCGCGATTACTTTCTTGTGCAGGGCTGCATACTCGCGATTGGACTTACCTATATCGCAGTAAACCTGCTGACTGACGTGCTGTATGCGGTAGTGAATCCGCGCATTCGACAGTAA
- a CDS encoding DUF4097 family beta strand repeat-containing protein: protein MNKKLQISTVAVVLAFSSAAYAEVRGQFERTLKVSGHVDLDVQSGSGNITVHAGDSSSVIVIGHISAGNSWFNSGGVSAEERVKRLDENPPIDQTGNSIRIGRIQDQALRNVSISYDVTVPKDTSVQSHTGSGDQRVSDVNGPVRANTGSGNVIISGIGSEVRANAGSGNIEVKNVQGRTYAETGSGNTVATGIAGGFDARAGSGDITFEQTASGSVRAETGSGNIHLRNVSGGLEAGAGSGNVDVQGKMASDWRIHTGSGEVEVKLPPDAKFNINAESSSGNVKVRPPVTMQGVLKKNHIEGTVNGGGTLLQVSTGSGTIRVD, encoded by the coding sequence ATGAATAAGAAACTGCAAATCTCGACAGTAGCGGTTGTTTTAGCGTTCAGTTCCGCGGCATATGCGGAAGTGCGAGGTCAATTCGAACGGACGTTAAAGGTCAGCGGGCACGTCGATCTTGATGTCCAGAGCGGCTCCGGAAACATTACCGTGCATGCCGGCGATTCCAGCTCCGTGATCGTAATTGGCCACATCAGCGCCGGCAATTCGTGGTTCAATTCTGGCGGTGTGTCTGCTGAGGAGCGAGTAAAGCGCCTTGATGAGAACCCGCCGATTGACCAGACTGGGAACAGTATCCGCATCGGCCGAATTCAGGATCAGGCTTTGCGCAACGTCTCCATCAGCTACGACGTGACCGTGCCCAAGGACACATCGGTCCAATCACATACCGGCTCAGGCGATCAGCGCGTCAGCGACGTGAATGGACCGGTGCGCGCAAACACCGGTTCCGGCAATGTAATAATTAGCGGCATCGGTTCCGAGGTGCGCGCCAACGCAGGCTCCGGAAACATCGAGGTCAAGAACGTGCAGGGTCGCACCTACGCCGAAACTGGCAGCGGAAACACCGTTGCGACCGGCATTGCGGGAGGCTTTGATGCGCGGGCCGGATCGGGCGATATCACATTCGAGCAGACCGCTTCGGGCTCGGTTCGCGCCGAAACCGGATCCGGCAACATTCATCTGCGCAACGTGTCCGGTGGCCTGGAGGCTGGCGCCGGCAGCGGCAATGTGGACGTTCAGGGCAAGATGGCCTCCGACTGGCGCATTCACACTGGCTCCGGTGAAGTCGAAGTGAAGCTGCCTCCCGATGCGAAGTTCAACATCAACGCTGAGAGTAGCTCGGGTAATGTCAAAGTCCGTCCTCCGGTAACCATGCAAGGTGTCCTGAAAAAGAACCACATCGAAGGAACGGTGAATGGCGGCGGCACTCTGCTGCAAGTGAGTACCGGTTCGGGAACAATTCGCGTGGATTAA
- a CDS encoding methyltransferase domain-containing protein, translating into MLSSQSDTLARSFFDRQAAAWADRYQSPTYRQRQQLISKIIQQQVLRLSRPVGTIKVLDFGCGIGVLLKDAANLGLQVTGVDHSKAMIDAAHEQLSGFGKHVNLEWLQSSSGQGNYERETYDIVICLSVLEFVPGIDSLLFRLCARTATGGILVVSVPNRQSWLRAIEKFIFRHPRIFHRFSALDHLTGSDSYLSHQAHQLTRNQLLNMVQRQGLREESHRFHIAPAWLRSVEFMKRVGMMLIMTFRK; encoded by the coding sequence GTGTTGAGTTCCCAGTCTGATACCCTGGCCCGCTCCTTCTTCGACAGGCAGGCGGCAGCGTGGGCCGATCGGTATCAGAGTCCAACGTATCGACAACGGCAGCAACTCATAAGCAAGATTATTCAACAGCAGGTGCTCAGACTTAGTCGCCCTGTAGGAACGATTAAGGTCCTCGACTTCGGCTGTGGCATCGGCGTCCTTCTTAAGGATGCCGCCAATCTCGGCTTGCAGGTCACGGGCGTGGATCATTCCAAAGCCATGATCGATGCCGCACACGAGCAACTGTCCGGCTTCGGCAAACACGTGAATCTGGAATGGCTTCAGAGTAGTTCTGGTCAAGGCAATTACGAGCGAGAGACCTACGACATCGTCATATGCCTCTCGGTGCTCGAGTTTGTTCCGGGCATCGACTCCTTATTGTTCCGTCTCTGCGCTCGAACAGCGACCGGCGGAATCTTGGTGGTCTCGGTTCCGAATCGTCAGAGTTGGCTCCGAGCGATTGAAAAGTTCATTTTTCGTCATCCCCGGATCTTTCACCGATTTTCAGCGCTTGACCATTTGACGGGATCTGACTCCTATCTGAGCCATCAGGCTCATCAGCTTACTCGCAATCAGTTATTAAATATGGTCCAGCGCCAAGGCCTGAGGGAAGAATCCCATCGATTTCATATAGCTCCAGCATGGCTGCGCAGCGTTGAATTCATGAAGCGAGTAGGAATGATGTTGATAATGACTTTCCGCAAATGA
- a CDS encoding hemolysin family protein: MAPLVLLRILVVVLLVALNAFFVAAEFAIVSLRDTRIQQLIDARRTGARTVQRLQQRLDDFLPAVQFGVTLASLALGWIGEPVVAHLLLQPLAGLPHAAAYAHTGAVVIAFVLITYLHVILGELVPKSLALQRVEQVALSVAGPMDVFITISRPLLHLMTRSANAVLKLFGSRLMREGGMHSPEELKLILTSSRRLGLLPPLQEEIMHRALELENMTVREILVPRQNMFSLPADMTLEDAMARVVEDQHSRIPIYDPALGKEHIVGVLYSKDLSRFMHLRISARARPLPPEVTLRVRHIMRDVLVVPETKPVLDLLAEFRQRKRHLAIVVDEYGTTVGLVTVEDALEQVVGEIEDEFDVTVQPHLLDTGALVLEGGANARDLESHLHIRLPRDEGFETLGGFIMWRLGRLPQTGDSVEFEGRRYTVLQMHERRVVQVKVEVVSTPEPQVEEQPSLFNEP; the protein is encoded by the coding sequence ATGGCGCCTCTGGTGCTCCTCCGCATTCTGGTGGTCGTGCTGCTGGTGGCCTTGAACGCTTTCTTTGTGGCTGCCGAGTTCGCCATCGTGAGCCTTCGCGATACCCGGATCCAGCAGCTTATCGATGCCCGCCGCACTGGCGCGCGGACGGTCCAGCGCCTGCAGCAGCGTCTCGATGACTTCCTGCCGGCGGTGCAGTTCGGAGTTACGCTCGCCAGCCTGGCACTGGGCTGGATTGGCGAGCCTGTTGTGGCCCATCTCCTTCTGCAACCTCTGGCAGGACTGCCACACGCCGCCGCCTACGCTCATACTGGCGCCGTGGTGATTGCGTTCGTACTGATCACCTACCTCCACGTAATTCTGGGTGAACTGGTGCCTAAATCTTTGGCGCTACAGCGGGTTGAACAGGTAGCTCTCTCCGTCGCAGGCCCGATGGACGTGTTCATCACAATCTCGCGTCCGCTGCTGCACCTGATGACGCGGTCGGCCAACGCTGTGCTCAAGCTCTTCGGCTCGCGCTTAATGCGGGAAGGTGGAATGCACTCGCCGGAGGAGCTGAAGCTGATTCTGACCTCCAGCCGCCGGCTTGGCCTGTTGCCGCCGCTACAAGAAGAGATCATGCACCGTGCTCTCGAGCTCGAAAACATGACGGTGCGAGAAATCCTCGTACCTCGGCAAAACATGTTCTCTTTGCCTGCCGATATGACGCTGGAAGATGCGATGGCGCGTGTCGTCGAGGATCAGCACTCACGGATCCCGATATACGATCCCGCATTGGGCAAAGAGCATATCGTCGGAGTGCTCTACTCAAAAGACCTCTCACGGTTCATGCACCTGCGGATTTCGGCACGCGCGCGCCCACTTCCGCCGGAAGTTACGCTGCGGGTGCGCCACATCATGCGCGATGTGCTAGTGGTTCCCGAAACGAAACCAGTGCTCGATCTACTGGCTGAGTTTCGCCAGCGCAAGCGCCATCTTGCTATCGTCGTGGACGAGTATGGGACGACAGTCGGTCTGGTCACGGTTGAGGATGCGCTGGAACAGGTCGTGGGCGAGATTGAAGACGAGTTTGACGTTACCGTCCAACCGCATTTGCTGGACACGGGCGCTTTGGTTCTGGAGGGCGGAGCCAATGCTCGCGATCTGGAATCTCACCTGCACATCCGCCTTCCACGCGACGAAGGCTTCGAGACCCTGGGCGGCTTCATCATGTGGCGACTGGGACGTTTGCCGCAAACTGGGGATTCAGTCGAGTTTGAAGGCCGTCGCTATACCGTGCTACAGATGCATGAGCGTCGCGTGGTGCAGGTAAAGGTTGAGGTCGTCAGCACGCCAGAACCTCAGGTGGAAGAACAACCCTCTCTCTTCAATGAACCCTAA
- a CDS encoding metallophosphoesterase family protein produces the protein MPEDIAVGVISDTHGLLRPEALDKLRGVDAIVHAGDIGDPEILGQLRKIAPLTAVRGNIDTSARGSTLPETKVLEIGGVSLYVLHNVQELDLDPAAAGFAAVIFGHSHKPLIDWRKGVLFFNPGSAGPKRFSLPISLGRLRLRNGKVKAELIELKG, from the coding sequence GTGCCTGAAGACATTGCGGTTGGTGTGATCTCTGACACACACGGGCTGCTCCGCCCCGAGGCCTTAGACAAGTTGCGTGGAGTGGATGCTATTGTGCATGCCGGCGATATTGGTGATCCCGAAATTCTCGGGCAGCTGCGCAAAATTGCGCCTCTGACCGCTGTCAGAGGGAACATTGATACATCAGCACGGGGCAGTACTCTACCCGAAACGAAGGTGTTGGAAATCGGGGGCGTGAGTCTCTATGTCTTGCACAACGTGCAGGAACTCGATCTCGATCCAGCCGCGGCAGGATTTGCAGCTGTAATCTTCGGCCACTCTCACAAGCCGCTAATCGACTGGCGAAAGGGTGTTCTGTTTTTCAATCCCGGAAGCGCCGGACCAAAGCGGTTTAGTCTGCCTATTTCTTTGGGCAGATTGAGGCTCCGAAATGGAAAAGTGAAAGCGGAGTTGATTGAGTTAAAAGGATGA
- a CDS encoding DUF5522 domain-containing protein, with amino-acid sequence MATEQHRESSSGEPLVEDLDYYIENGLYVFTEHYLLKRGYCCQSACRHCPYGFTSGDSSDK; translated from the coding sequence GTGGCGACTGAGCAACACCGCGAGTCGTCCTCCGGTGAACCGCTGGTGGAAGATCTGGATTACTACATCGAGAACGGTCTGTATGTTTTCACCGAGCACTATCTGCTGAAGCGCGGCTATTGCTGCCAGTCAGCATGCCGTCATTGTCCGTATGGCTTTACGAGTGGGGATTCCTCAGACAAATAA